AACCAAACGGCTTTTGATCATATCTTTGCAAAGCAAAAATGACAAAAGCACATATTAGGAGCTTGCTGGCATGGCTAACCAGAGAATCCGTATCCGTCTTAAGTCTTTTGATCATCGTCTGATTGATCAATCTGCACAAGAGATTGTTGATACTGCAAAGCGCACCGGTGCGCAAGTTTGTGGTCCTGTACCGTTGCCGACTCGCATTGAGCGCTTCAACGTTCTAACTTCACCACACGTAAACAAAGACGCTCGTGATCAGTACGAAATCCGTACTCATAAGCGTATGGTTGACATCGTTCAACCTACCGACAAAACTGTGGATGCGCTAATGAAGCTTGACTTGGCGGCGGGTGTTGACGTTCAAATTGCTTTGGGTTAATGCACATAAACACCCAACCCATTAATATAAGATATAAAGAGGTCTAAAATGGCGATCGGTTTAGTCGGTAAAAAATGCGGCATGACCCGTGTCTTCACTGAAGCAGGCGCATCTATCCCTGTAACAGTGGTTGAGATCAGTGCTAATCGCATTACTCAAGTAAAAAATACTGATGTAGATGGCTATCAAGCCATCCAAGTTACCACAGGTACCCGTCGTGACAGCCGCGTAGCAGCAGCTCAAAAAGGTCACTTCGCTAAAGCTGGCGTTGCCGCTGGTCGTGGTGTTTGGGAATTTCGTGCCAATGATAGCGATCTTGAAGGTCGTGAAATTGGTGGTGAGATCCTAGCTGACTTGTTCGAACAAGGTCAGATGGTTGATGTCACAGGTAACAGTAAAGGTAAAGGCTTTCAAGGCGGCGTGAAGCGTCACAACTTCAGCATGCAAGATGCCACTCATGGTAACTCAGTATCTCACCGTGCCATTGGTTCAACTGGTCAAAACCAGTCACCAGGTAAAGTCTTCAAAGGCAAAAAAATGCCAGGTCAGATGGGTAACAAACGCGTTACCGTTCAGGGCCTAGAAGTGATATCGGTTGATGTTGAAAAAGGGTTACTTGTCATCAAGGGTGCTATCCCAGGTGCCACCGGTGGCGATGTCATCGTACGTCCGTCAGTCAAAGCCTAAGCAAGGGGATTAACGTGGATTTAAAAACAGTTACAGGGGCGGCAGTTGAGCTTTCTGATACGGCTTTCGGTCGTGAATTCAACGAAGCACTAGTGCATCAAGTCGTCACCGCATATCTTGCTGGTGCTCGTCAAGGTACACGCGCTCAAAAAACCCGTGCCGAAGTTTCTGGTGGTGGCATTAAGCCATGGCGCCAAAAAGGTACTGGTCGCGCTCGTGCAGGTTCTATTCGTAGCCCAATCTGGCGTGGGGGCGGTCGTGCATTCGCGGCTAAACCACAAGATTGGTCACAGAAAGTTAACCGTAAAATGTATCGCGGTGCTATGCAGTGTATCTTAGCCGAATTGATTCGCCAAGAGCGTTTGATTTTGGTCGAAGAACTAAGCGTTTCTGGACCTAAGACTAAAGAGTTGATTGCAAAGTTAGGTGAGTTAAATGCATCACGTGCATTAATCGTCACTAAAGAAGTTGACGAAAACTTATACTTAGCTGCTCGTAACATCCCACATGTCAATGTACTTGATACAAGTGAAGTGGATCCAGTGAGCTTGATCGCTTTTGATAAAGTGATCATGACAGTCGAAGCTGCGAAACAATTTGAGGAAGCACTAGCATGAATAACGCAAGACTTTATCAGATCCTAAGAGGACCTGTATTCTCAGAGAAATCTCAAATGCTTGGCGACTCACTTGGTGTGCAGGTATTTAAAATTGACTCTAACGCTACTAAGCTTGAAGTCAAAAAAGCGGTTGAGATGATGTTTGAAGGTGTTGAAGTTTTAAAAGTAAACACTTTGAATGTTAAAGGTAAGACAAAGCGTTTTGGTAAAAGTATCGGCCGTCGTAATGACTACAAAAAAGCCTACGTTACCTTAAAAGCTGGTCAAGATGTACAAATGGCTGATGCTGGTGAAGAGGTCGCGAATACGACTGCTTCTACTAGTGAAACAGCGAACAACGAATAAGGATTACACTCATGCCTATCGTAAAAGCAAAGCCAACATCACCAGGCCGTCGTTTTGTTGAAAAAGTGGTGCATCCACACCTTTATAAAGGTCGTCCGTTTGCAGCGCTTCTCGAATCAAAAAGTAAAACTGGTGGTCGTAACAATAATGGTCGCATAACGACTCGTCATATTGGCGGTGGTCATAAGCAGCATTATCGTATTATCGATTTCAAACGTACTAAAGACAATATCCCAGCAACGGTAGAGCGTATTGAATACGATCCCAACCGTACTGCGCACATTGCTTTACTTAAGTACGCTGATGGCGAACGTCGCTATATCATTGCTGCTAAAAAACAAGCAGTTGGCGATACAGTAATGTCAGGTGAGCTATCACCAATTCGTCCAGGTAACTGTTTACCGCTGAAAAACATCCCATTGGGTACTGTGATCCATAATATCGAACTTAAAATCGGTAAAGGCGCACAGATGGCTCGTTCTGCGGGTGCCAGCGTTCAGTTGTTAGGTCGTGAAGGTATTTATGCTATTCTACGTATGCGCTCTGGCGAAACGCGCCGTGTACACGTGAACTGCCGTGCCGTTATTGGTGAAGTTTCTAACACTGAAAACAACTTGAAATCACTTGGTAAAGCCGGT
This region of Psychrobacter sp. JCM 18902 genomic DNA includes:
- the rpsJ gene encoding 30S ribosomal protein S10, producing the protein MANQRIRIRLKSFDHRLIDQSAQEIVDTAKRTGAQVCGPVPLPTRIERFNVLTSPHVNKDARDQYEIRTHKRMVDIVQPTDKTVDALMKLDLAAGVDVQIALG
- the rplC gene encoding 50S ribosomal protein L3, which codes for MAIGLVGKKCGMTRVFTEAGASIPVTVVEISANRITQVKNTDVDGYQAIQVTTGTRRDSRVAAAQKGHFAKAGVAAGRGVWEFRANDSDLEGREIGGEILADLFEQGQMVDVTGNSKGKGFQGGVKRHNFSMQDATHGNSVSHRAIGSTGQNQSPGKVFKGKKMPGQMGNKRVTVQGLEVISVDVEKGLLVIKGAIPGATGGDVIVRPSVKA
- the rplD gene encoding 50S ribosomal protein L4, with amino-acid sequence MDLKTVTGAAVELSDTAFGREFNEALVHQVVTAYLAGARQGTRAQKTRAEVSGGGIKPWRQKGTGRARAGSIRSPIWRGGGRAFAAKPQDWSQKVNRKMYRGAMQCILAELIRQERLILVEELSVSGPKTKELIAKLGELNASRALIVTKEVDENLYLAARNIPHVNVLDTSEVDPVSLIAFDKVIMTVEAAKQFEEALA
- the rplW gene encoding 50S ribosomal protein L23 → MNNARLYQILRGPVFSEKSQMLGDSLGVQVFKIDSNATKLEVKKAVEMMFEGVEVLKVNTLNVKGKTKRFGKSIGRRNDYKKAYVTLKAGQDVQMADAGEEVANTTASTSETANNE
- the rplB gene encoding 50S ribosomal protein L2, giving the protein MPIVKAKPTSPGRRFVEKVVHPHLYKGRPFAALLESKSKTGGRNNNGRITTRHIGGGHKQHYRIIDFKRTKDNIPATVERIEYDPNRTAHIALLKYADGERRYIIAAKKQAVGDTVMSGELSPIRPGNCLPLKNIPLGTVIHNIELKIGKGAQMARSAGASVQLLGREGIYAILRMRSGETRRVHVNCRAVIGEVSNTENNLKSLGKAGASRWRGVRPSVRGVAMNPVDHPHGGGEGRNKGRHPTSPWGQKSKGLKTRSNKRTDNMIIRRRAKKK